A single genomic interval of Coccidioides posadasii str. Silveira chromosome 1, complete sequence harbors:
- the NAG2 gene encoding N-acetyl-glucosamine-6-phosphate deacetylase (CAZy:GH20~SECRETED:SignalP(1-19)~EggNog:ENOG410PIDG~COG:G~BUSCO:3956at33183): MRFLVVSYFLLTAGSFVSAIWPEPAHYTHGDTVVLLDPSVRFTYQRGEFRVYDEEPQWFGIGNLHPNSEKSVDDILKKAIKRTRKELRRTRFVPWKFHPRNQSFELRSLRREEAIKEILIEEAPSDDEILSRDYISGDESYEIRITKKGKATILTASPIGTLRALQTLPQLFYAHSFGGVYTPYAPISISDKPKWSHRGLNLDISRNPIGPNDVKRTIDAMASVKLNRLHIHATDSQSWPLDIPSLPSLAAKAAYHPRLVWSSSDLRNVQKYGLARGVSTFIEIDMPGHTGSIGHAFPDLLVAFGNDSWDKYALEPPCGQVKLNDSAVRRFFDTVMADILPRVSPFTAYFHTGGDEFNLQSYMLEETIRSNDPKVLKPLLQDFVNRVHMQIMEAGLTPIVWEELVLDWDLTFPSQQSETRGIIVQAWRNSTAVRQILEKGYRTIFGSGDAWYLDCGVGGFINPRPGSGAVKEPYLDWCSPTKNWRHIYTYNPLEGIPEELQSLLEGGETHMWAENVDPVNMDQMIWPRAASAAEVLWSGPRARDDIKEASHRLGKWRERAVIDMGVGASMVQMTYCLMREGSCEL; this comes from the exons ATGCGATTCCTAGTTGTATCTTACTTTCTCCTTACAGCTGGTAGCTTCGTCTCTGCGATTTGGCCAGAACCTGCCCACTATACGCACGGAGACACTGTGGTATTGCTGGATCCGTCAGTTCGCTTTACCTATCAACGTGGGGAGTTCAGGGTCTATGATGAGG AACCGCAATGGTTCGGTATTGGGAATCTCCACCCAAATTCAGAGAAGTCGGTCGATGATATCCTCAAGAAAGCCATAAAGCGCACCAGAAAGGAGCTTCGGCGTACCAGATTTGTACCTTGGAAATTTCATCCTCGTAATCAATCGTTCGAGCTACGGTCTCTGAGGCGAGAGGAAGCGATCAAAGAGATTTTGATCGAAGAGGCGCCCTCAGACGATGAGATTTTAAGTCGTGACTATATAAGCGGAGACGAAAGCTATGAAATCAGGATCACTAAGAAAGGCAAGGCGACGATTTTGACAGCGTCTCCAATTGGAACCCTCCGCGCGCTTCAAACTCTTCCACAACTGTTCTATGCCCATTCGTTTGGTGGCGTATATACACCGTATGCCCCAATTTCAATCTCAGACAAACCAAAATGGAGCCACCGAGGTCTAAACCTCGATATCTCACGAAATCCTATCGGCCCTAATGATGTGAAAAGGACAATTGATGCCATGGCATCGGTAAAGCTGAACCGGCTGCACATCCATGCCACTGATTCCCAATCGTGGCCTCTGGATATTCCGTCGCTGCCGTCATTGGCGGCTAAGGCTGCATATCATCCTAGACTTGTCTGGTCATCGTCTGATCTACGAAACGTGCAAAAATACGGGTTAGCAAGGGGAGTCTCTACTTTCATCGAAATTGACATGCCTGGCCACACAGGATCCATAGGGCATGCGTTTCCAGACCTACTTGTGGCTTTCGGTAACGACAGCTGGGATAAATATGCCCTAGAACCTCCTTGCGGTCAGGTGAAACTGAATGATTCGGCTGTTCGCCGTTTCTTTGATACCGTTATGGCCGATATCTTACCTCGAGTATCTCCATTCACCGCATATTTCCATACAGGAGGGGATGAATTCAATCTCCAGAGCTATATGCTCGAGGAGACCATACGTTCAAATGACCCAAAAGTACTCAAGCCTCTTCTCCAGGATTTCGTTAATCGCGTGCATATGCAGATCATGGAAGCTGGACTGACACCAATCGTTTGGGAAGAGCTTGTTCTCGACTGGGACCTTACTTTCCCTTCGCAACAATCAGAAACCCGGGGGATTATTGTACAGGCCTGGCGAAACTCTACAGCAGTCAGACAAATCCTGGAGAAAGGTTACCGCACGATCTTTGGATCAGGGGATGCCTGGTATCTTGACTGCGGAGTAGGAGGGTTTATCAACCCTCGGCCGGGATCCGGTGCTGTCAAGGAGCCATATCTTGACTGGTGCTCCCCCACTAAGAACTGGCGACACATATACACATACAATCCACTGGAGGGCATACCCGAAGAGCTGCAGTCGCTGCTCGAAGGGGGTGAAACGCACATGTGGGCAGAGAACGTGGATCCTGTGAACATGGACCAGATGATCTGGCCACGAGCAGCCTCGGCAGCGGAGGTGCTCTGGAGCGGACCCCGGGCGCGCGACGATATCAAGGAGGCGTCTCATCGGCTGGGAAAATGGAGGGAGCGAGCGGTGATCGACATGGGGGTCGGGGCGAGCATGGTGCAGATGACGTATTGCCTTATGCGGGAGGGCAGTTGCGAACTGTGA
- a CDS encoding uncharacterized protein (EggNog:ENOG410PGK3~COG:Q~TransMembrane:1 (o12-29i)): MLEELVTAVSPGQAVLIALGLFATFLFILDLKIDWRIQKLGPQAPRVRTYLPLGADFIYRAMKAAGKQKDLEFWTKMTEVPKYTGPGRLSTFEVKFSCYSRSLFTIDPDNIKAVLTGQFADYGKGRRFHEEWRDFLGDSIFATDGELWSKSRQLIRPMFSRDRIVDTEIFEKHIHKLIPLLGGGANQDGSKVVDVGPLFFRFTLDAATDYLLGQSVDSLDNPKTTFAESFQYVLHRQSVIFRSGPLSPLLSRKLFHENLKKMDDFMQPFIEQVRALTPEELDHKLSKKDTFLHALARFTRDPTVLRDQLVAILLAGRDTTAATLSFCIFELSRHPAVVQRLRNEIETVCGNRKPTYSELKEMKYLNAVLNETMRLYPVVPFNVRHALVDTTLPRGGGSDGQSTIGVPADTRIVYSTMAMQRRRDLYPPPPIPGEKTLQPYFDPLLFHPERWVSGWQPKPWHFIPFNGGPRICLGQQFATIEMGYTVTRILQHYPEIIGVGAPKPGTDPKFKFDVTLSPGQRLDCVFVKKEE; the protein is encoded by the exons ATGCTTGAAGAATTGGTTACCGCAGTCTCGCCTGGACAGGCAGTCCTGATTGCGTTGGGCCTGTTCGCTACCTTTCTATTTATCTTGGATTTAAAAATCGATTGGCGCATCCAGAAATTAGGGCCACAGGCACCGCGTGTAAGGACTTATCTTCCCTTGG GCGCTGATTTCATCTATCGGGCAATGAAGGCTGCCGGCAAGCAGAAGGATCTCGAGTTCTGGACTAAGATGACCGAGGTTCCCAAATATACCGGTCCTGGCCGACTTTCGACCTTTGAGGTCAAATTTAGCTGCTATTCCCGCAGCCTTTTCACTATCGATCCGGACAATATCAAAGCAGTGCTCACTGGCCAATTTGCCGACTATGGCAAAGGGAGAAGGTTTCACGAAGAGTGGAGGGACTTCCTGGGGGATAGCATTTTTGCCACGGACGGCGAGCTTTGGTCGAAATCCCGGCAGTTGATTCGCCCCATGTTCTCGAGAGATCGGATCGTTGACACTGAAATCTTCGAAAAGCATATCCACAAGTTGATTCCGTTGCTTGGTGGTGGCGCGAATCAAGATGGGAGTAAAGTCGTCGATGTTGGCCCGTTGTTCTTCCGCTTTACTTTGGACGCTGCCACGGACTATCTTCTGGGTCAGAGCGTCGACAGCTTGGACAACCCGAAGACCACATTCGCGGAATCATTCCAATATGTGCTTCATCGTCAATCCGTTATTTTTAGGTCTGG ACCTCTGAGTCCACTTCTGTCACGTAAGCTCTTCCACGAAAACCTCAAGAAGATGGACGATTTTATGCAGCCATTCATTGAACAAGTCCGTGCCCTCACTCCCGAGGAGCTTGATCACAAACTTTCCAAAAAGGATACGTTCCTTCATGCTCTCGCTCGGTTCACCCGTGACCCAACCGTTCTCCGCGACCAATTAGTCGCCATCCTTCTCGCCGGTCGTGACACCACAGCAGCCACACTCTCTTTCTGCATTTTCGAGCTTTCCCGGCACCCCGCAGTCGTGCAGAGACTCCGCAATGAAATCGAAACCGTCTGCGGCAACCGCAAGCCCACGTATTCCGAGCTCAAAGAAATGAAATACCTCAACGCCGTGCTGAATGAAACCATGCGCCTCTATCCCGTCGTTCCATTTAACGTTCGCCACGCCCTCGTCGACACCACTCTTCCGCGTGGTGGAGGCTCAGACGGCCAATCCACCATCGGTGTACCCGCCGACACTCGAATCGTGTATTCGACCATGGCCATGCAGCGTCGCAGAGATCTCTACCCGCCACCACCTATTCCAGGCGAGAAGACCTTACAGCCATACTTCGATCCACTCCTGTTCCACCCAGAGCGCTGGGTATCGGGCTGGCAGCCAAAGCCATGGCATTTCATTCCGTTCAACGGCGGGCCGAGAATCTGTCTGGGTCAGCAGTTTGCAACGATTGAGATGGGGTACACTGTCACCAGGATCCTCCAGCATTACCCTGAGATCATTGGCGTGGGAGCACCGAAGCCAGGGACAGATCCAAAGTTCAAGTTTGATGTTACTTTGAGTCCAGGCCAGAGACTGGATTGTGTTTTTGTGAAAAAGGAGGAGTAA
- a CDS encoding uncharacterized protein (EggNog:ENOG410PFD6~COG:J~BUSCO:9446at33183), with protein sequence MGSELSPQEKLDLIKLNLQEVLKSEILEDIIIRQNRAPVIYWGTASTGRIHLGYLVPIVKLAHFLRAGCHIKILLADIHGFLDNLKAPIELVNFRAEYYRHSITALLEAVHVPTDKLEFVLGSSYQLSPKYTMDLFRLSSVVTEHDAKKAGAEVVKQVDNAPLSGLIYPLMQALDEEHLGVDAQFGGVDQRKIFTLAMETLPRVGYKERAHLMNPMVPGLAGGKMSASDPDSKIDILDTPDVVKKKLKKAFAAPRETEGNGIVSFVEYVLLPVSALENPEGKGKFTVDRSEEEGGPLVYDNIESLKEDYRADKLTPQLLKFAVTSALNNLLAPIQASFQANSVWQEVTKKAYPPPPEPEKKKKKVKDKGSRHPGAAKNVVAQPDGSVEGPESSKVAVGAGVEDAMEKLDMKK encoded by the exons ATGGGTTCAGAACTATCGCCGCAAGAGAAGCTTGACCTGATTAAGCTGAATCTCCAAGAGGTTTTAAAATCGGAGATTCTCGAAGATATAATTATTCGCCAAAACAGAGCCCCCGTCATTTATTGGG GTACTGCGTCGACCGGCCGAATTCATTTGGGCTACCTGGTCCCGATAGTTAAACTTGCCCATTTCCTCCGAGCGGGCTGCCATATCAAGATTCTCCTTGCTGACATCCATGGCTTCCTTGACAACCTCAAAGCCCCAATCGAACTGGTCAATTTCCGCGCGGAGTACTATCGCCATTCCATCACGGCCCTGCTCGAAGCTGTCCATGTCCCGACAGACAAGCTTGAATTCGTGCTCGGCAGCTCCTACCAATTATCGCCCAAGTACACCATGGACCTCTTTCGTCTGAGTAGCGTGGTGACAGAGCACGATGCGAAGAAGGCTGGTGCCGAAGTGGTGAAGCAGGTAGATAATGCTCCGCTATCGGGCCTTATCTATCCTCTGATGCAGGCCCTGGATGAAGAGCATCTGGGCGTGGATGCGCAGTTTGGTGGAGTTGATCAGCGAAAGATCTTCACGCTCGCGATGGAAACACTGCCGCGTGTGGGATACAAGGAGCGGGCCCATCTGATGAATCCGATGGTTCCTGGGTTGGCGGGCGGAAAGATGTCCGCGTCCGACCCGGACTCTAAAATTGATATCCTGGACACTCCAGACGTGgtgaagaagaagctaaAGAAGGCGTTTGCTGCACCGAGAGAAACAGAGGGCAACGGGATTGTGAGCTTCGTCGAATACGTCTTACTCCCCGTGAGCGCGCTGGAGAATCCGGAAGGAAAGGGTAAATTTACCGTTGACAGAAGTGAGGAGGAAGGTGGGCCGTTGGTTTACGATAATATTGAATCACTCAAGGAAGATTACAGAGCCGATAAG CTTACACCGCAACTCTTGAAGTTTGCTGTGACGAGTGCTCTTAATAATCTCCTCGCACCCATCCAAGCCTCATTCCAGGCAAATTCTGTGTGGCAAGAAGTCACAAAGAAAGCCTATCCTCCCCCACCAGAaccagagaagaaaaagaagaaagtaAAGGACAAAGGCTCGAGACACCCGGGGGCAGCGAAGAACGTGGTTGCACAGCCCGATGGGTCCGTTGAAGGGCCAGAAAGTAGCAAAGTTGCTGTTGGGGCTGGAGTTGAGGATGCGATGGAAAAATTGGACATGAAAAAGTAA
- a CDS encoding uncharacterized protein (CAZy:GH16~SECRETED:SignalP(1-20)~EggNog:ENOG410PFK0~COG:G) → MKLTASAVAAFVAAPLLATAQTYTKCDPTKQSCPADPALSGTATFDLKSPSERFTELGKPTYNDEGVSFTINKQGDYPTIQSNFYIMFGHFEVEVKAAPGRGIVSSVVMQSDCLDEIDWEWIGGNNGQVQSNFFKEGRSNAYDRAVWHPNPGNQDGFHKYAVDWTSERIEFYLDGEKIRTVTPNDGNARGNYPQTPMFIKIGIWAGGDPTNGKGTIEWAGGETDFSAAPFTMQARNIVITDYSTGKEYRYGDRSGTWQSIEAVDGEVRSSGRPGSGPEVGSSVPPAEKTASPSGHSVHPWIPPNPTTTLSTARESITGIAGLPSSWLVTDDGRPTSPSTASTASLTTSLSSPSSPDSPSSGGPDGSPQPTGTNGQPDTGRGSNPSATIAPENSLAHISSPYHGLAAICGIIGLVVLL, encoded by the exons ATGAAGCTTACTGCTTCAGCTGTCGCAGCCTTTGTGGCTGCTCCGCTCCTCGCAACCGCCCAGACATATACAAAATGTGATCCAACAAAGCAAT CCTGCCCAGCGGATCCCGCCCTGTCGGGAACTGCTACTTTTGATCTGAAGAGCCCTTCTGAGCGGTTTACAGAACTGGGGAAGCCTACATACAACGATGAGGGAGTCTCTTTCACAATCAACAAACAGGGTGATTATCCCACAATTCAGTCCAACTTCTACATCATGTTCGGACACTTCGAAGTTGAAGTGAAAGCGGCTCCTGGCAGAGGCATTGTCAGCAGTGTGGTCATGCAGTCGGATTGCTTGGACGAAATCGACTGGGAATGGATTGGTGGGAACAATGGCCAGGTTCAAAGCAACTTCTTTAAAGAGGGCCGCAGCAACGCTTATGACCGCGCTGTCTGGCATCCCAACCCAGGGAACCAGGATGGCTTCCATAAATATGCGGTCGACTGGACTAGTGAACGCATTGAATTCTACCTCGATGGTGAAAAAATCCGCACCGTGACCCCCAACGATGGTAACGCTAGGGGTAATTATCCCCAGACGCCCATGTTCATCAAAATAGGCATCTGGGCTGGAGGCGATCCCACCAACGGCAAAGGGACAATCG AATGGGCTGGTGGTGAGACCGATTTCAGCGCAGCTCCCTTCACTATGCAAGCCAGGAATATCGTGATCACCGATTATTCCACTGGCAAAGAGTACCGCTACGGGGATCGGAGTGGAACCTGGCAGTCCATTGAGGCAGTGGACGGTGAAGTCCGCAGCTCTGGAAGGCCTGGTTCAGGTCCAGAGGTAGGGTCCTCAGTTCCTCCAGCCGAGAAAACCGCGTCACCTTCAGGACACAGTGTGCATCCATGGATCCCTCCTAATCCTACCACGACACTTAGCACTGCAAGAGAGTCAATAACAGGAATTGCAGGGCTTCCCAGCAGTTGGCTAGTCACCGATGATGGGAGACCCACTTCGCCGAGTACGGCTTCT ACGGCTTCCCTTACCACATCATTATCCTCGCCTTCCTCTCCGGACTCACCTTCCTCTGGTGGGCCTGATGGCTCTCCTCAGCCAACTGGCACCAACGGACAACCAGATACGGGTAGAGGCTCCAACCCCTCTGCTACGATAGCACCAGAAAACTCATTGGCGCATATTTCGAGCCCTTACCACGGGCTCGCCGCCATCTGCGGGATCATAGGCTTAGTCGTGCTCTTGTAA